The Nitrospiria bacterium genome includes a window with the following:
- a CDS encoding type II toxin-antitoxin system RelE/ParE family toxin — protein MTYRILVEKRIEKEFRRIPAHDRQRIDRAILELASNPRPHGCKKLTDKEGYRVRVGDYRVLYAVDDQSRTVVIYRVKIRNEKTYK, from the coding sequence TTGACCTATCGCATCCTGGTCGAAAAACGGATCGAAAAGGAGTTCCGGCGCATCCCGGCACATGACCGGCAACGAATCGATCGGGCCATCCTCGAATTAGCCTCCAATCCTCGCCCTCACGGTTGTAAAAAACTGACGGATAAAGAAGGTTATCGTGTTCGAGTAGGGGACTATCGTGTCCTTTATGCAGTTGATGACCAGAGCAGGACGGTTGTGATTTATCGTGTCAAGATCCGCAATGAGAAGACCTACAAATAA
- a CDS encoding CopG family transcriptional regulator, translating into MGKLRVIKDFLPPPDQLVLKEENVKVTISLKKSSIEFFKKQAKKQHTSYQRMIRQVIDWYTSHYQKSA; encoded by the coding sequence ATGGGTAAACTGAGGGTCATCAAGGATTTTCTTCCTCCGCCGGATCAGTTGGTCTTGAAGGAGGAAAACGTCAAGGTGACGATCTCTTTGAAAAAATCGAGCATTGAGTTTTTCAAGAAACAGGCCAAAAAACAGCATACGTCGTATCAAAGAATGATCAGGCAGGTTATCGACTGGTACACGTCACATTATCAAAAGAGCGCCTAA
- a CDS encoding BrnT family toxin, producing the protein MGKTRFEWDEEKDKENQAKHNVSFSEAQQAFLDPQRVIAEDVDHSKEEERFYCLGRVGNGIMTVRFTYRGDVIRIYGAGYWRKGRKIYEEENKIF; encoded by the coding sequence ATGGGGAAAACCCGCTTTGAATGGGATGAGGAGAAAGACAAGGAAAATCAAGCCAAACACAACGTCTCCTTTTCAGAGGCCCAGCAGGCGTTCCTTGACCCTCAACGTGTCATTGCCGAGGATGTTGACCATAGCAAGGAAGAAGAGCGATTTTACTGTCTCGGCCGTGTGGGTAACGGCATCATGACTGTGAGGTTCACCTATCGCGGTGATGTCATCCGCATTTATGGTGCGGGATATTGGAGAAAAGGGAGGAAGATATATGAAGAGGAAAATAAAATATTCTGA